The Paenibacillus sp. FSL R7-0345 DNA segment GTACAGCAGCTGCGGGAGGAACGGGCGCTACCGCACCGGCAGCTGCCGGTAACCAGGGCGCAGGCGGCGGACAAGGCATGGGCACGATGGCCGCAGGGTCACTGATGACCTTTGCCCTGAACAGGCTGGCCAATCTGCAGGAGCAGCTGGGTCTGGAGGTTACGCCGCTGCCGGAGGTTGTGGCAACCAAAGGCAGCACGGCAACGGCTGGAACGGCGGGTACAGCCGGCTCGGCCGGCTCTACATCAACAGCAGCTTCCTCCGGCAGCAAGGCGATTACAGTTTCGCTGAACGGCTCCGCTGTCAGCTTCCAGGATCAGCTTCCGCTGAACAAAGACGGCCGGGTGCTTGTACCGGTCAGTGCAATTTTCAATGCGCTGGGCGCTGAAGTGACTTGGGATCAGACCGCGAAGAAGATCACTGCCGTAAAAGGCAGCACAACCATTACGATGACCATCGGCAGCAAAACCGCGTACGTCAACGGAACAGCCGTTACGCTGGACGTCCCTGCCCAGATCGTTAATAACCGGACGCTGGTACCGGTGCGGTTCATCTCCGAAGGCTTGAACATGGATGTGAAGTGGGACGCTGCGGCTCAGACTGTTACAGCAACGGATAAGGTTGCAGAATAGCCGGGCAACCGTAGATGAGAAGAATACAAGAATTACCGTACTAAGATGGTTTGCATAATCACCACAAGAGGGTGCTGCACAGTGTGGCGATGGGAACTAAGTGGAAATTCGTCATCTATTTCCGGGCAAAATGCCGGGAGGAGGAATCTAGTTGGAATAACGTCACTTAATTTTACTGTTTCCGCTCCAAATGGGGAATATAGCCGAAAATAAGTAGCAATTTTCCATTTAATCTCTAGAAGTGAGCGGAAATGAAGAATCTAAGTAGCAAAAATCCAACTAAACGTTGAACAGTGACGCCCTTACTAACACAAAAGCGGCAGCCGGAAGGAACACTTCCCGGCTGCCGCTATTTTTACGCCTATTGAAGCTAACAAGTCCCCGAACCCGCCCTCACCGGAAGCATACATCAGCACATGGTAGTTAACATTTAAACAAATTCAGCCTGGTTACATGCTATCGCGCACTCTTGTTACATTATTGGGCTAATTAGTTAGGTTATAGATGGCCCTGCTTCTATCTTTGGAGGTCCAACATACCCTGTTGGCGGGTTGTGCTCACCTGTATGTGTCCGGCTACCAACTTGCCTTCATATATTACTATTACTCTATCAGATCCGTGCTCCAGTTCTTCTCCTGAATCCGGAAATCGAGCTCACGGTATTGCTTGGACAGTTCGTCGACTTCCTTCTGCAGGGCAGTGACTTCAATCGTTGTATAAAATTTGACCTCCTGCCGGCCGTAACGCTCCTGTTTGATCGAAGCTTCATTAAGCAGCTCATTCAAGATATTGCGGTGCTGCATAATCCGCTCCCGTTCAGCCAGTGCCTCTGACAGGGTGAGTTCAGCATTGAACGGACTCAGGGAGTTCGTTTTGTTGATCTTCTTCACCCAGACCGCGAGTTCATCCAAGGTCAGCTTCAGCTCCTGAAGCAGCTCAGCCGGCGGCTCGGAAGGCTGATCTCCTTCCTGAACCTTAATGACTCTTCCGAGGCGCTGCTTCAGCTGCGCCACCTTCCGCTGGCAGTCTGCCCGCAACACAAGTGCTTCTGCTAGTCTCATTCCATATCTCCCTCCGCTATAAACATAGTAATCTTAATATACCCGAACTACAGCTGGATTTACCAATTTTGCTCATAGAACCAGAGTTACAGCTCAGGCGGAAACCACAAATGGCGCAGATCCACCCAGCCCTGGCTGTTAAAGGTAACCCCGCGGACAGAGGGGAGGTAGGCGGTTTCAGCCGGTTTTTCGTACAAAATATGCAGCTGATGCTTCTCGCGCAGGCTGTCCTCAATTTCCCGGAAGCCTGCCGCTCTGGCTTCATTATCCGGCTCACGGGCGATCAGGCGCAGTCTGCCCTCGATATCTGCCCGTGTCCGCGGCTCCAAATGCTGTACCATAGTAGAGTAGAGGTCGAACAGCCGCAGCTGCTCATCCTGATCACGTAATAGCGAGAAGACAATCAGGTCGGCCTGCAGGCGCACCGGACCTTTGAATTCTTCCGGAGAAACGGATAATACGCGGCAACAATATCCGCAGCCGTTCAGCTTTGCGGCGACCGCTTCGGCATCTCCGGCATACTGCGGAATCGTTGCAATCTGCAGTGCCGTTGCAGCGGCATCATTACCTGCACGGACAGTATCAGAATCAACCGGAGACTTGCCAAGCGAATCACTCCCGGCGCTCAGGCAGGCAAGTACATCCGCGCGGATCAGCGGGTCGCTGAGCGGGCCTTTTTTCTTTGTATTGCAGGTCACGAATTTACGTACCGAATAATCCGAATGAATCCGGCTCCATTCAGCTGAACTGCCGGCGGAAGGATTGTGGACGATATGAAATGCTGAGCTTGTCTCTGGTGCAGCTGTAGCGATGTTCCACGGAACATGAAGAATCTCCACCCGGTCCAGGTGGGCCCGGCCCTGAAAATAATAAGGAAACACCTCCAGCGTGCACAGGTCCTCATTCATCTCCACCAGCTTGAACGGGCCGGTCCCTACGGGTCTGCGTCCGAAGCTGCCGGCCAAGGCTGTCTCCAGATCACGCGGCACAATTGCCGCCCGGCTGGTACACAGGAAAGGGAGAAACAGCTCGTTCGGCTGCTTCAGCAGGAAACGCACGGTTCCCGGATTAAGCGCCTTCACTTCCCAAATGTCTTTAAAAATGTTGCTGTACAACATCCGCTGCGAGGTTATCATCATCCGCTCGAATGAAAAGACAACATCCTCAGCGGCGAGTACTTTTCCGTGATGGAACAGCACATCCTTGCGCAGATGGAAGGTCCAGACAGTGCGCGGCTCATTGGTATCCCAAGTGTGGGCCAGGCCGGGGTTAATCCGCTCTTGTCCGCCGCTGCGGGCCACCAGACCGTCAAATATATGGCTGGACACAAAGGACTCCGCCAGCAGATTCATATACAGCGGGTCCAGATTATGCAGCTGCTGCCTGACCGGAAGCCGCAGCGTATCAATCCGCTTGTCACTGCGCTGCTCGGAGTGATAGCCGAAATAGGCCAGCAGCCAGCCCTGCAGGGTATCCTGCAGAGAGGAAGAGCGGGCATGCCCGCGGATGCCTTCGACGGCGGTGCGGATGTCGCTGCTGCTGATAGCCTGCATCATGGAGCTCAGCGCAACCTCTTCGGCTCCCGCGAGGAACTTCAGAGAGGAGCGCCGCCCCCGCCCCCGGCTGGGGGTCCAGCAGATCCAGCCCTGTCCGGCAAGCTTGTTAATGACATTTAGCGCGTTGCGGTGGGTGCAGCCCAGTGTATGGGCCAGCTCATCCAGGGTAACGGAAGCTTCAGCAGCTCCGCCATGCCGGGAGTGCAGCTTCAAAAATTGGCTGTGCAGCTTCATTCCAGCAGCTCCGTTCAATAAAATAGGAAATGAGAAGATTATTTTTTCTCTTTTTCTTCTTATTTTATCAGCTAGAATCAGGTTAAGAAAGTGAAAACTGGAGGGAGTTCCCATGGAAGAGAAAGTTCCCATTATTCCGAGGTCTGCGCTTTCCGCGCTGGCTGCGGCACTGCTGCTCGCAATCGTGCACCAGTATTTATTTTATGCACAGAAGCCCGGAGTTTCGTATCCGATTTTTGTCGTCCTGTTCTATTGTTTCATGCTGTACTATGCGAGGGAGCAGCTGCGTCCGCTGAAATGGTTCGACTATGTATGGCTGACAGCCATTTTTCTGCTCGCGATGACCTTTATGCTATTTTCCAGCTGGTTTTTCTTCGGGCTTAATTTCCTGGTGCTTCCGGGGCTGATTCTTTTACATATGACCTATCTGCTCAGCTACCGCCGGCCTTCCTGGAGCGGAATTCAGCTGGTTGGCGCGGCGCTGGAGCATTTTTTTGCCCAGGGTCCGCGCCACTGGCCTACAGTGTTCACCACAATCCGCAAATCTGGCGGAGAAGGCATGAAAAACGAACGTAAACAAGTCTACCTTAAAGTGCTGGCCGGTCTGCTGATTTCCTGTCCGCTGCTGCTGATCGTAGTCTCGCTGCTCTCCTCGGCAGACGGTGTTTTCCACCAGATTCTCAACAAATTCCCGGAGCTGCTGGAGCGTATTTCCTTCAGTGAAGGCTTCGGCCGGACGCTGTGGAGTGTGTTGCTGGGAATCGGGTTGTTCAGCTATTTATGGGGGTTTGTTGCATACAAACGCACAGAACGGCCGGTTATCGTACCGAAGGAAGGGGAACCGCAGATGGAACCCTTCGAGTTCTCTGTTGATCCGGTAATTGCTACAACCGTCCTGATGGCCGTTAATGCAGTCTATGTGCTGTTTGTAAGTGTCCAGTTCTCCTATCTGTTCGGTGCATGGGAGGGGGCCTTGCCGACGGGAAGTACGTATGCCGATTATGCGCGGAGCGGATTTTTTGAGCTGATTATGGTGACGTCGATTAATTTCGGCCTGCTCCTGCTGTCTCTACTTGCCCTGCCCAAGGCTAAAGCCAGACTGCTCGCTGTCATCCGCGTACTGCTGTATATTCTCGTTCTGTGCTCGGTAGTGATGCTGTATTCGGCCTACTCCCGGCTTGCTTTGTATGAACAGGCTTACGGCTATACAGAGATACGTTTTCTCGTGCATGCGTTTATGATCTTCCTGGGGTTGCTGCTGATTCTCGCGGCTGTGCGTATTAGCAAGAAGGATTTTCCGCTGATAAAATGGTACGTGGCCCTCGGTCTGCTCTCCTATGTTTTCATGAACTATATTGGAATGGACCGGATCATTGCCTCGCAAAATATCGCCCGGTATGAGGCCAGCGGAGATATCGATGCCGCTTACTTGAGCGGATTGTCTTGGGAGGCGGTTCCGCTGCTAATTGATTTCAGTAAACAGAATGATGATCTGCTCAAGCAGGAGCTTAGCAATAAATGGTCCCAGCGGGGAGAGTCGCAGCAGGCATGGCCGTCTTTTAACGTCTCCCAACACCGCGGGCAGCAGGCGCTTCAACAATATATAAATGCGTCAAAATAACCTTGAGACCGGCATCCTTTCGGAATTGTAGAGGGTTGTGTTAAAGTTAGGGCATCATGCTGGTGCTCCTGTGCGGAGCATAACCTTGTACAACGGCAAGTTTCAAGGAGGAAATACAATGCAGTCTATCATTGACCCGGAAGCTGTCCGGCAGCTTGCAGAAAGAAACGGTCTGGGTAAAATATTCAGCAGCGCTGACATTGCAGCGATGGAGCTGCGGCGCTACGGGGACGGTGATGTCATCTGCTCCGTCGGCGACCGGCTGGAAAGCATGTTCATTCTGATGGAGGGCAAGCTGAAGATTCATACGCTTTTGCCTAATGGAAAGTCAATGCTGGTGCGGTTCGCCAGGCCGATGTCCGTGATCGGGGATGTAGAGCTGCTGCGGCAATATCCGGTCAAAAATGAAGTGGTGGCTGTCGGCAGCAGCCTATTGCTCGTAGCCTCGCGGAAGATGCTGCTGAGGGAGCTGGAGGAGAATACGGCGCTGCTGCGCTTTCTGATGGGGGAGCTGAGCCACAAAATGTACACCCTCGGCCAGACCTCAGCGCTGAACCTGCTCTATCCGGTGGAGAACCGGTTTGCCAGCTACCTGATGTCCCTGTTCGAGGAGACCGTTGGCGGTCAGCGGGTCGAGGAGATCCGTACCTCCAGCCTGACCGAGACAGCGGATCTGCTTGGTACCAGCTACCGGCACCTGAACCGGATCGTCCGGCGCTTCATCGACGAAGGGATTATTGAGCGCAAACGCGGCAGGCTGAGCGTGCTGGATCAGACCCGGCTGGCCCAGCTGGCCAACGGGAATTTATACGAATAGATTTTGAAAGACTATGTATAAAAGAAGACCGCTATTTCCGGCATCTGGCCGGATATAGCGGTCTTTTTTGCGCGTGCCGCCGGACGCTCCGTTCGTTCAGCTAACGTTCAGTCCACACTCAGGCCTATTTAAGGCTCATTTAAGGCTAGGCATGTAGGATAAAGGGCATAGGAAATGTCTGGACACATACTAGCGGTGATAAGGACATTAGGCTGAAAGACTGGAGGATATGCACTGGGGCAGTGGTGAGGAAGTACATAAGGTTCAAATGGTTTGAGCAAAAAAGATTACATAATGGGGAGGCAACATTTATGTTAAGAGGAATTAGGGCAAAAATTCTGATGGGTTTTGCAGCCGTTATCATTGTTTTTATAGTCGCGATTGCCGGCAATACGCTGTTTCAGGGCAAGGCAACGATGCAGACGGAGCAGATTAACCGCAATTACAGCAAGCTGAATCTGGTACAGCAGTTAACGGATAAGATCCGTACAGCTGACGGGCTTGCCGCCAGATATGTAATGAGCAATACCGAGGGGGAGCGGACAACCTATCTGACTTCCTACGAAGCTATCATCCCTGAGATTACTGCAGCGATTACAGAGCTCCAGAATGCCGGGCTGAATGAAGCCGAGCTTTCCGGGATAACTAAGCTTCAAGGGGAATGGAGCAACTATTTGACGGTGCTGGAGGATGCCTTCGCGTTGGCTAAGGCAGGAGATTTCCCGGGTGCGCAAAAGGAGTTCACGAACCTCTCGCTCGATACGATTATTGATTCGCAGCTTGTGTTCGAGGACGTATTGAACAAAGAAATCACAGCGGCGCAGAGCCAGGCAGCCTCACACCGCGGTTCAGCAATGGGCATCAGCCTTGGATTAACAGGTCTGTCAGTGCTGCTGGCTGCGCTGATTGCCCTGCTCCTGTCAGGACGGATTCTGAAGCCGATCCGTGATGTAAACAGCCAGCTGCAGGAAATAGCCGACGGCAGGGCAGATCTGACCCGCAAGCTTACGGTCCGCACCAGGGATGAGATCGGGCAGCTGGCGTTGACCTTTAACCAGATGACCGGCAATCTGGGGAATATCATCGGGCAAGTGAGCAAATCGGCAGACAGCCTGGCAGCTTCTTCTTCACAGCTGACCGCTGACAGCGGAATGACAGCAGCTGTGACTGAAAAAATCGCCGGAATCATGGGCAGCGTAGCCTCCGGAACGGACAAACAGATGACCGATCTGCAGACCAATATGACAACCATACTGGAGATGTCCGCAGCGATTCAGCAGATTGCAGCAAGTGTGCAGGATATTTCAGACGCTTCAGTCCGCTCGGCTGATTATGCCCTTACCGGGGATAAGTCGCTGCAGGCTGCGGTACACCAGATGGCTTCGATTAATGATTCCATACAATCATTGTCCGGACAGGTTCTCGGATTTGTGAACCGTTCGCAGGAAATCGGCAGCATTGTCGAGGTTATCAAAGGCATTGCCTCACAAACCAACCTGCTTGCCCTCAATGCGGCGATTGAAGCGGCGCGGGCCGGAGAGCAGGGCAGAGGGTTTGCTGTAGTGGCTGACCAGGTCCGCAAGCTGGCTGAACAGTCTGGCGAATCAGCCGATCTGATTGCCAAAGTGGCCGCGGGTATCCAAAATGATGCCGAGAGCGCCGTCAAAACAATGAAGACCAGCATCAGCGAGGTTCAAGGCGGAACAGGTATTATCGAAAATGCCGGCAATGCCTTCGGTGAAATCCGTATCTCCATCGATTCACTGGCCGGACAGGTGCAGGAGGTCTCCGGTGCAGTCGAGGAAATTACGGCTGCTACCGATGAGATTGTCGAGTCCCTCCGCAAGGTGACGGAAATCTCAGAGACAACCGCCTCCAGTACACAGCATGTCTCCGCCGCTTCCCAGGAGCAGATGGCTTCCGTAGAACAGATTGCTTCCTCTGCCGGAACGCTTAGTACGATGGCTCAGGGTTTACAGGGGCTGGTGGCCAGATTCAATGTAGCGTGAAGCAGTGCAGAGGCTACTATTTGAAAAAGATCACATTCAAAGAGAGAGCTTCAGCGGGCTCTTGTGACCACAGGCCTCTGCCGGCAAAGGCAGGGGTCTTTCTATTGCCGTTCTTTTTTGGGGTAAAGGACCCTTCACGCGGCAAAAAGAATTCCATCCAGGTACGTTATTTTGCACATACTCCGCATAGAATCGGTCATCGATAACGGCCCGGCTATACCTTATATTATTACCATAATTAGTTAGCTGATAGCCTCACCATAAGTTCGGTCTGCCGATCCTGCGACTGCGGTTTGTGTTCTGCATTTATACGCAAGGGGCTAACCGTTCTTTTTGTTGTGTGCCTGCATGGTCTGAAGCAATTGCAATGACAGTCAGAGGGGATACGCAGCACCTTGAGGAATAAGGATTTACAGCTGACCCGGGAGGGGATAGGGCAAGGAATAAATTTGTAAGCGCATACTTTTTAATCAATACCATCAATTTACAGGAGGCGGCTGAACATGTTTACCGGAACCAGGACTGGTGCTAAAAGGTCAATGTGGATATATATCCTGATTACTCTGCTGATTACGGGCCAGATGGGGATTTTTCCGAAGGTAAGCGCTGCGGCGGGGAATCTGGCCCAGGGCAAGAGCATTACCGCAAGCTCGGTCGGTGATGTCTACACGGCGGTGAATGCAAATGACGGCAATCAGGGAACGTACTGGGAGAGCGCCAGCAATGCTTTTCCGCAATGGATTAAGGTGGATCTTGCAGCTAACAGCAGTGTTAATCAGGTTGTGCTGATGCTGCCGGCAGGCTGGGAGAGCAGAACGCAGACGTTGTCCGTGCAGGGCAGCACCAATGACTCTGCATACAGCAATCTTGCCGCATCTTCAAGCTATGTGTTTAATCCGGCGGCGGGCGGCAATACAGTAACGATTAATTTTACTGCTGCTACTGTCAGGTATATTAAAATCAATTTCACTGCCAATACCGGCTGGCCGGCAGCCCAGATATCTGAGCTGGAGGTGTACGGCAGTAATGTGACCACACCGGGAACGTATGAGGCAGAGGCGGCTGCTTTAAGCGGCGGTGCCAAGACCAATACCGACCACAGCGGGTATACGGGCAGCGCTTTTGTTGACGGTTACTTAGCGCAGGGAGCTTCCACCGCTTTCACGGTTACTGCAGGAGGAGCAGGAAATTACGATGCTTCCCTCCGGTATGCAAATGCCTCAGGCAGCTCCAAGACAATCAGCATCTACGTCAATGGTACGAAAATCAGACAGACTCAGCTCCCCAATCTGGCAAACTGGGATACCTGGGGAGTCAGAAGTGAGACATTGACACTAAACGCCGGGACGAACACGATTGCCTACAAATATGACGCGGCTGACAGCGGAAATGTGAATCTGGACCAGCTGGTGCTTACTGTCTCATCTGCTCCAACAGCCAGTCCGACAGCAGCCCCTACAATTGCACCGACTACGGTTCCGACTGTGACACCAACAACTGCTCCAACGCCGTCTCCGACAGTAGCTCCTACAACGGCTCCCACGCCAACGGCAACCGTTACTCCGGCCCCGACGGCTACGCCTACTACAGTTCCCTCCTCCAATCTGGCCATTGGTAAAGCCGTTAATGCCTCATCCTCTGTCTTTACCTTTGTCCCGGCTAATGCCAATGACGGCGATGTGACCACTTATTGGGAAGGCGCAGGCGGAAGCTATCCGAATACACTCAGTGTGAACCTTGGCGCGAACGCCAATATCACCTCAGTCGTTGTGAAGCTGAATCCTGCTTCTGCCTGGGCAACCCGCACACAAACGATAGAGGTGCTGGGCCGTAACCAGAACAACGCGTCATTCTCCACAATCGTACCGTCAGCAGCCTATACCTTCAACCCTTCCACCGGCAATTCGGTGACCATTCCTGTTACCGCTACGGCCAGCGAGCTGCAGCTGAAGTTTACGGCCAATACCGGCTCAAGCGCCGGCCAGGTTGCGGAGTTCCAGATCTTTGGAACACCGGCAGCCAATCCGGATCTGACAATAACGGCACTGTCCTGGAATCCGGCTGCTCCGGTTGAGACAGATACTATAACACTCAGTGCTGTAGTCAAAAACACAGGTACTGCGGCGTCCGCAGCAACGAATGTGAACTTCTACCTGGGAACAACACTTGCAGGCACTGCGCAGGCGGGAACACTTGCAGCCGGTGCTTCAGGCAATGTATCGCTGAATATCGGGGCGAAGGATGCAGGGACTTATGCGGTGAGCGCCAAGGTAGACGAAAATAACACGGTAATCGAGCTTAATGAATCCAATAACAGTTATACAAGCCCGTCTTCATTGACCGTCGTACCCGTGTCCAGCTCCGATCTGGTTACCGGAGCGGTCAGCTGGTCACCGGGAAATCCGGCCGGAGGCAATATCATTACCTTTACGGCAGCGATTAAAAACCAGGGGACAGCAGCATCGGCGGGCGGCGCACATAATATTACACTGACTCTGACGGATGCTTCGACGAATGCAGTCATCAAAACGCTGACTGGCTCCTATGGCGGTGTCATCAACAGCGGAGTCACCACAGCACCTGTTACTCTGGGCACCTGGACTGCGGTGAACGGAAAATATAACGTAAAAACACAAATTGCCGTTGACGGAAATGAGCTGCCAGTCAAGCAGGCCAACAACACCGAGACACGCCCGCTGTTCATCGGCCGCGGAGCGAATATGCCATATGACATGTATGAAGCAGAGGATGGTGTCACCGGCGGCGGTGCAGTCAAGCTGGCCGCAAACCGCAATATCGGCGATCTGGCCGGCGAAGCGTCCGGCAGAAGAGCGGTAACGCTGAATACAACCGGCAGCTATGTGGAATTCACAACCAGAGCCAGCACCAATACACTGGTTACCCGGTTCTCGATTCCCGATTCAGCCAGCGGCGACGGCATCAATTCAACATTAAACATTTATGTTAACGGTGTATTTACCAAGGCCATTAATCTGACTTCCAAATATGCCTGGCTGTACGGCTCCGAAACCAGTCCGGGTAACTTACCAGGTGCAGGCTCGCCGCGCCATATTTACGATGAGGCGAATATTATGTTTGACAACACCATCCCGGCCGGCAGCACGATCCGTCTGCAGAAGGACGCTGCCAATACCTCACAGTATGCCATCGACTTTATCAGTCTGGAGCAGGTAACGCCAATAGCAAATCCTGATCCGTCCAAGTACGCTGTACCAGCCGGCTTCACCCATCAGGATGTACAGAATGCCCTGGACAAAGTGCGCATGGATACAACCGGCAAGCTTGAAGGGGTGTATCTGCCTGCAGGCAATTATGAGACATCCAACAAGTTCCAGGTGTACGGCAAAGCGGTTAAGGTAGTCGGAGCCGGCCCGTGGTATACCCGGTTTTATGCCCCGGCCAGCCAATCCAATACGGATGTCGGCTTCAGGGCGACTGACTCGGCGAACGGATCAACCTTTACTGGCTTTGCTTATTTCGGCAACTACACCTCGCGGATCGATGGCCCGGGCAAAGTGTTCGACTTCGCTAACGTTGCGAATATAACGATCGACAACATCTGGACGGAGCATATGGTGTGCATGTACTGGGGAGCGAATACCGATTATATGATCATCCGCAACTCCCGCATCCGTAATACCTTTGCCGATGGCATCAACATGACCAACGGCAGCACTAATAATCTCGTGTCCAATAACGAAGCCCGGGCAACCGGGGATGACAGCTTTGCACTGTTTTCGGCCATTGATGCCGGCGGCTCGGATATGAAAGACAATGTATATGAGAATCTGACGTCCATCCTGACCTGGCGCGCAGCCGGTGTGGCGGTATACGGCGGTTATGCCAATACCTTCCGTAATATCTATATCGCGGATACACTGTGTTACTCGGGTATTACGATTAGCTCGCTGGATTTTGGCTACCCGATGAACGGCTTCGGCGCTACACCGACGACGAACCTGCAGAACATCTCCATTGTCCGGGCAGGCGGGCACTTCTGGGGCTCGCAGACCTTCCCGGCGATCTGGGTGTTCTCGGCGTCCAAGGTGTTTCAAGGCATCCGCGTTAGTGATGTGGATATCATTGATCCGACCTATCATGGCATCATGTTTCAGACCAACTATGTCGGCTCTGCACCTCAGTTCCCGGTTGCGGACACGATCTTTACCAACATTACCATCACCGGTGCCCAAAAAAGCGGCGATGCCTTTGACGCCAAGTCCGGAGTCGGCATTTGGGCTAACGAATCGGCAGAGCCCGGCCAGGGTCCGGCGGTCGGCTCAGTTGTCTTTAACAACCTGAAGATTACCAACACGGTAACTCCGATCAAAAATAACACATCCACTTTTACGATCACAGTTAACCCGTAAGCTGCTGTTCCATACAGGGCCGTTTCCCGGATCTTCCGGGGAGCGGTTTTTTGACTCCGGCCCGTTTGCCGGCCTCAACCGGTGATTCGTTCATTGCATGAACCGGCTGCTGCTTGTTATGCTGAATAGCAGAAGACAGAAAGTGGGGGATACCTGGTGAACAATGATTACAACCATCGTATAGGAGCAGTTCTGCAATTTATCGAACAAAACATCGGCGCAGACATCAAGCTGGAGATGCTCGCTGAGGTGTCTAACTTTTCCAAGTACCATTTTTCCAGAGTATTCTCCGCTATTATACATAAGAGTCCAATGAACTACTTGACGGAAAGACGTCTGCATTATGCTGTAACGTACCTGACCACAAGTAACAAGACCATGCTGGACATCTCAACCCTGTGCGGTTTCAGTTCGTTATCCAGTTTCAATGCTGCTTTTAAAAAGGCATATAATACCACTCCCAGCGCAATGCGCAAATCAGCCCGCGAACATAGCAACATTCCATCAGTCTCCGGCAATAATCCGGAGGATTTATCCTCTCCCAAAGACTATGATTTGAACAGTACCAGCAATAATTTTCTAAGGAGAGTATGGGAAATGAACATTGAGCTTAAAGAGCTTCAGGACTGTAAAGTGGCCTATGTAAGGCATGTCGGAAGTTATCTTGAAACGTATAAGGCGTGGGAGACACTTGGTGCGTGGGTGCAGAGCAGCGGTTTGCCGGCCACGGAAACTTTTATCGGCATCTCTCTGGATGATCCTGGTGTAACAGACGAAAATTCATGCAGGTATGATGCGTGCATAACGGTTCCAGAGGGATTTCCGGCAGAGGGGAATGAAAGCATTGCGTTCAGGCATTTACCCGGCGGTGTATATGCTCTATACAAATTCTATGACACGATTGACAAGCTCGCCATTGCGTACCAGAGTGTGTACGGCGG contains these protein-coding regions:
- a CDS encoding DIP1984 family protein, whose product is MRLAEALVLRADCQRKVAQLKQRLGRVIKVQEGDQPSEPPAELLQELKLTLDELAVWVKKINKTNSLSPFNAELTLSEALAERERIMQHRNILNELLNEASIKQERYGRQEVKFYTTIEVTALQKEVDELSKQYRELDFRIQEKNWSTDLIE
- a CDS encoding ABC transporter substrate-binding protein, which gives rise to MKLHSQFLKLHSRHGGAAEASVTLDELAHTLGCTHRNALNVINKLAGQGWICWTPSRGRGRRSSLKFLAGAEEVALSSMMQAISSSDIRTAVEGIRGHARSSSLQDTLQGWLLAYFGYHSEQRSDKRIDTLRLPVRQQLHNLDPLYMNLLAESFVSSHIFDGLVARSGGQERINPGLAHTWDTNEPRTVWTFHLRKDVLFHHGKVLAAEDVVFSFERMMITSQRMLYSNIFKDIWEVKALNPGTVRFLLKQPNELFLPFLCTSRAAIVPRDLETALAGSFGRRPVGTGPFKLVEMNEDLCTLEVFPYYFQGRAHLDRVEILHVPWNIATAAPETSSAFHIVHNPSAGSSAEWSRIHSDYSVRKFVTCNTKKKGPLSDPLIRADVLACLSAGSDSLGKSPVDSDTVRAGNDAAATALQIATIPQYAGDAEAVAAKLNGCGYCCRVLSVSPEEFKGPVRLQADLIVFSLLRDQDEQLRLFDLYSTMVQHLEPRTRADIEGRLRLIAREPDNEARAAGFREIEDSLREKHQLHILYEKPAETAYLPSVRGVTFNSQGWVDLRHLWFPPEL
- a CDS encoding DUF4173 domain-containing protein, producing the protein MEEKVPIIPRSALSALAAALLLAIVHQYLFYAQKPGVSYPIFVVLFYCFMLYYAREQLRPLKWFDYVWLTAIFLLAMTFMLFSSWFFFGLNFLVLPGLILLHMTYLLSYRRPSWSGIQLVGAALEHFFAQGPRHWPTVFTTIRKSGGEGMKNERKQVYLKVLAGLLISCPLLLIVVSLLSSADGVFHQILNKFPELLERISFSEGFGRTLWSVLLGIGLFSYLWGFVAYKRTERPVIVPKEGEPQMEPFEFSVDPVIATTVLMAVNAVYVLFVSVQFSYLFGAWEGALPTGSTYADYARSGFFELIMVTSINFGLLLLSLLALPKAKARLLAVIRVLLYILVLCSVVMLYSAYSRLALYEQAYGYTEIRFLVHAFMIFLGLLLILAAVRISKKDFPLIKWYVALGLLSYVFMNYIGMDRIIASQNIARYEASGDIDAAYLSGLSWEAVPLLIDFSKQNDDLLKQELSNKWSQRGESQQAWPSFNVSQHRGQQALQQYINASK
- a CDS encoding cyclic nucleotide-binding domain-containing protein, producing MQSIIDPEAVRQLAERNGLGKIFSSADIAAMELRRYGDGDVICSVGDRLESMFILMEGKLKIHTLLPNGKSMLVRFARPMSVIGDVELLRQYPVKNEVVAVGSSLLLVASRKMLLRELEENTALLRFLMGELSHKMYTLGQTSALNLLYPVENRFASYLMSLFEETVGGQRVEEIRTSSLTETADLLGTSYRHLNRIVRRFIDEGIIERKRGRLSVLDQTRLAQLANGNLYE
- a CDS encoding methyl-accepting chemotaxis protein, giving the protein MLRGIRAKILMGFAAVIIVFIVAIAGNTLFQGKATMQTEQINRNYSKLNLVQQLTDKIRTADGLAARYVMSNTEGERTTYLTSYEAIIPEITAAITELQNAGLNEAELSGITKLQGEWSNYLTVLEDAFALAKAGDFPGAQKEFTNLSLDTIIDSQLVFEDVLNKEITAAQSQAASHRGSAMGISLGLTGLSVLLAALIALLLSGRILKPIRDVNSQLQEIADGRADLTRKLTVRTRDEIGQLALTFNQMTGNLGNIIGQVSKSADSLAASSSQLTADSGMTAAVTEKIAGIMGSVASGTDKQMTDLQTNMTTILEMSAAIQQIAASVQDISDASVRSADYALTGDKSLQAAVHQMASINDSIQSLSGQVLGFVNRSQEIGSIVEVIKGIASQTNLLALNAAIEAARAGEQGRGFAVVADQVRKLAEQSGESADLIAKVAAGIQNDAESAVKTMKTSISEVQGGTGIIENAGNAFGEIRISIDSLAGQVQEVSGAVEEITAATDEIVESLRKVTEISETTASSTQHVSAASQEQMASVEQIASSAGTLSTMAQGLQGLVARFNVA